DNA from Alphaproteobacteria bacterium SS10:
GCATCGTGACGCCACCAGATCAGAATGCCGGGCAGCATCAGGAAATCGCTGAAAATCTGCGCGCCAGTAACCCGCCGCCAGCGCGCCCAGAGATTGCCGCCAAGGGGCAGAATATCGACGCCTAACCTGACCGCATGAAGCGGATCGCCGCATCTCGCTCAAACAGGTAGAGCAGGGTGCGCAGGGCTTCTGCGCGCTCACCGGTCAGTTCTGGGTCTTGGGAGACTATCAGGCGGGCATCTTGATGGGCCGTCTGCAGCAGCTCTTTATGATGCTCCAGATCGGCAATGCGGAACCCTGGCATGCCGGCCTGTCTTGTACCCAGCATTTCACCAGCCCCGCGGATCAGCAGATCCGCCTCGGCAATCTCAAAACCATCATCCGTATCGCGCAGGATTTTAAGCCGCTCCTGGGCGGTTTTGCCCGCTGAACGCTTATAAAGCAGCAGACAGCTAGACGGTTTATCCCCGCGGCCAACGCGACCGCGCAATTGGTGTAGCTGGGCCAAGCCAAAGCGGTTGGCATCTTCGATCACCATGATTGTCGCTTCCGGCACATTGATGCCAACCTCAATCACCGTGGTGGCTACTAAGACGCTGATCTCGCCGGCGGCGAAGGCGGCAACAACCCGGTCTTTCTCTTCGGTATCCATGCGGCCATGGACCAGACCAACCTGGCCCGGCATGGCGTCGCGAAGGGTTTCGGCGCGGGCCTCCGCAGCAACCATGTCCGACTTCTCAGAATCCTCAACCAGCGGACAGACCCAATAGGCCCGTTCACCCTGCGCTGTGGCCTGTTTCAGCCGTCCAACCACATCCATCAGCCGATCATCGGTAACGGCCCGAGTGGTAATTGGCTGTCGACCTGGCGGCTTCTCATCCAGGATCGAGACGTCCATATCGCCATATTGGGTCATGGAGAGGGTGCGCGGGATCGGCGTTGCCGTCATGACCAGCATATCCACCTGCTGTCCCTTGGCGCCCAAAGCCAGTCGCTGACCAACACCAAAACGGTGCTGTTCATCAACAATAACAAGGCCTAAGCGGTTGAACTCAACCTTATCCTGAAACAGGGCATGGGTGCCGACGGCCAATTGAATAGTGCCGTCAGCCAGGGCACCGTCTCGTGCTCTGCGGGCCCGCTGATCTATCTTGCCGGTTAACAGCGCAAGGGTAATCCCAGCGGCCTCGGCCCAGGGGGCCATGGTCTCAAGATGCTGCCGGGCTAGCAGTTCGGTTGGTGCCATCATGGCGGCCTGATAACCCGCCTCAATCGCGCGGAGGGCAGTAAGGAACCCGACAATGGTTTTGCCGCTGCCCACATCCCCCTGGATCAGGCGCAGCATGCGAACATCCTCACCAAGATCCTTATCGATCTCGGCCATGGCGCGGCTCTGGGCGCCAGTCAGGGCAAAGGGAAGGGTGCCGAGGACCTTTTCACGCAGCGGGCCTGCTGGCGGCAATGAGCGGCCCCTGGCACGCTTCTGTTGATGCCTGACGAGGGCGAGGGCCAGTTGGTCGGCCAGTAGTTCATCATAGGCGAGGCGCTGCCGTGCTGGTGCTTGGTCACTGGTGACCGGGCCCTCGCTATCCTCACCATGCAGTTGCAGAAGGGCTGTCTTGGTCTCTGGCCAGCTCTCCCGTGCCTGAATGCCAGCAGGAAGCCAGTCCGGAAAATTGGGCACACGAGAGAGAGCATCAGCCATGGCCTTGCCCATGACTTTGTTGCTTAGCCCGGCGGTTAGGCCGTAGACGGGCTCAAGAGTGGCAATCTTATCAAGCTCTTCTGGTGCGGCGATGATATCAGGGTGCACCATCTGGGCCTTGCCGTGGCGCCACTCAACCTTTCCGGATACCAATCGCTTGCCGCCACCCTCGGGCAGCTCCCGCTCTAGATAGTCACCTCGGGCGTTGAAGAAGATCAGGGTAATCAATCCTGCCTCATCGCTTGCCTCAACACGGTAGGGAATGCCCCTTCGTGGGTTGCGATGATGGCGTCCTATACTCAGAATTAGGGTCGCAATCTCACCATCGGGCGCCTCTGGGATCGTTACGACGCGTCGGCGGTCGATAACGCCAGTAGGCAGGTGAAACAGCAGGTCGATGATCCGCTCTCCACCCGCTGCCTTACCGACAAGCTTGGCCAGGCGTGGGCCAATACCACGCAGGCGCTCAACTTGCTCAAATAAGGGGTAGAGGATGCGGGGCCGCATGGGTTTGGGGGCTTACCATCGGGTCTATTTTGATCCCTTGTGCTTAGACCTCTGAGGCACCTGGTACAAGCAGCAGCTACAAGCGGTTGCCGACTGGCGTCATGAATGCCATATCGCTGCCAACGCCACCGCAGATATGCTGATGATCATTATGACCGATGCCCAACCAGAGACCGTCTCCGCCGACGAGGCCCGTGATATCCGCCGCCGCCAACTTCGCTATCGCAGTTGGAAGCGTGGAACGAAGGAGATGGACCTGCTCATGGGCAACTTCGCTGATGCCTATCTAGACGGGTTCAGTGACGAAGAACTCGATCAATTTGAATGGCTTCTGCGGGAGAATGATCCCGATCTCTACAATTGGTTCGTGGGCGTATCCCAGCCGCCTGCCGATTATGAGAATCCAATGCTCGCCCGCTTCCTCGCTTTCGACTATAAGCCCGATCCCCGGTAACCGCCGCCGGTTGGCAGCGGCACCAAGATGACCGAAGACGCGCAATCCGGCGCCTGGATGACAAGTAATGTCGCAAACCCTTCATGCCGCCAAAGAAGATGATTTGGCCGATGATGATGGCTCTGACCTGATTGGTACCCTGATTTTTGGGGCACCTTCGGGTCATGATGCGCGTGTTCTGGCCGATCTGGCCCGGGATCGGGTTGGTGGCCTGGTCCATATTGCCCTTGATGATACCCGAACGGCGCTGTTGGAAGAGCTATTGGCCTTCTTCGCACCGGATGTTGAGGTCATCACCTTTCCGGCTTGGGACTGTCTGCCCTATGACCGTGTTTCCCCGAAGATGGAGATTGTTGGTCAACGGATCGACGCGCTTAACCGTCTGAACCGCGACGTGCCAAAGGGCAAATCGCGGCTGCTTCTGACAACCGTCAACGCCATTCTCCAAAAGGTTCCGCCACGCGATGCGTTTGAGGAGGCGAGCCTGACCGTTGAGGTTGGTGGCCGCCTTGACCCCGACCATTTACAGCGGTTTCTGGCCCGAAACGGCTATGCCCGCGCCCATACGGTCCGTGAGCCGGGTGAGTATGCCATTCGGGGCGGCATTGTAGATCTGTACCCACCTGCCGCTGATGGGCCGATCCGGATCGATCTGTTCGGCGATGATGTTGAGAGCATCCGCCTCTTCGATCCCGTCACTCAACGGACCACGGATAAGCTGAAGGAGGCTGTCCTGGTCCCGATCACTGAGCTGTTTCTTGATGAACCATCGATTGAGCGCTTCCGGACCGGCTATCGCGCCCTGTTCGGTGCTGTCAACGATGATGACCTGCTCTATGAGGCGATAAGCGAGGGCCGCAAACATCCGGGCATGGAGCATTGGCTGCCGCTGTTTTATGAGCGACTGGACACGGTTCTCGACTACGTGCCTAGCGCTGGGATCAGCTTTGATGCCCAGGCCGTGGCTGCGCACCGCTCGCGCTTAGAGCAGATCGAAGACTTCTTCGATGCCCGACAAACAATGATGGAAAGCAGGGGGAAGGGTGATAGTTCCCCGGGCGTGCTCTACCGGCCGGTGCCGACCGAGCGCCTATTCCTAACCGATGGCGGTTTTGAGCGTGCCCTTGAAGGGCGTGACACCTTCCAACTGGCAAAAACGGGGGCCAGTGCCGAGGCTGAACACAGCGCTGACGGCGTCGGCAGTGGCGGCCGCAAGGGACGTGACTTTGGCGACATTCGCGCCCTGCCAGATGGTAATGTTTTCAGTGCCCTACTTGAGCATGCTGAAGCTCAATTGAAGGCTGGTCGACGGTTCCTATTGGCCGCCTATAGCCATGGTTCCTTAGATCGCCTCCGCGCGCTCATGATCGATCATGAGTTACCAGAACCGCTTAACGTGGACAGTTGGGCCGAAGCCGAGAAGGCGAAGCCAGACCAATGGATGGCCGCCATTCTGGGCCTTGAGACCGGTTTTGAGAGTGAAGACCTCACCGTCGTCACCGAACAAGACCTGCTCGGTGATCGGCTAACCCGTAGACGGAAGCGCCGGCGCCGTTCTGACAAGTTCCTGCTGGAGGTTGGTGGGCTTAGTGAGGGAGACCTGCTTGTCCACGCCGAGCATGGCATCGGTCGGTTTGAAGGGCTTGAGACCCTGGATGTTGGTGGTGCCCCACACGATTGCCTCCGCATGATCTATGACGGTGGCGACAAACTGTTCGTTCCCGTTGAAAATATTGATGTTCTAAGTCGCTTTGGCTCCGATGAGGCGGTATCCGCCCTTGATAAGCTTGGTGGTGCCGGTTGGCAGGCACGCCGGGCGCGGGTCAAGAAGCGCCTGATGGATATGGCGGAGGAGTTGGTGCGCATCGCAGCCGCTCGCGAACTTCGCCAGGCTCCACCGATCAGTCCACCAGCTGGCGCTTATGACGAGTTCTCCGCCCGGTTCCCCTATGATGAGACCGATGACCAGTTGATGGCCATTGAGGACACGCTTGGTGACCTCTCAAAAGGCAAGCCCATGGACCGGTTGGTCTGCGGTGATGTTGGTTTTGGCAAAACTGAGGTTGCGCAGCGGGCCGCCTATACCGTGGCCATGGCCGGGCAACAGGTTGCCATCGTGGTGCCAACCACGCTTCTAGCCCGTCAGCACTATCAGAACTTTAAAGATCGCTTTGCCGGTTTGCCATTGAAGGTGGCGCAGCTATCCCGTCTGGTTTCTGCCAAAGAAGCCAAAGAGGTGAAGGAGGGGCTGGCTGACGGCACCGTCGATATCGTCATCGGCACCCATGCGCTTCTAGCCAAATCAATCAGCTTTGATCGCCTAGGCATGTTGGTGGTGGATGAAGAGCAGCGCTTTGGTGTCCGGCAGAAGGAACGCCTTAAGCAGATGCGTGAGGACATTCACGTCCTGACACTGACCGCGACGCCGATCCCCAGAACACTCCAGCTCTCGCTCACAGGTGTTCGTGATCTCAGCTTGATTACCACGCCACCGGTGGATCGCTTGGCGGTTCGGACCTTCGTCCTGCCGTTTGATAGCGTGATTATCCGGGAAGCTTTGATGCGAGAGCATTTCCGGGGAGGTCAATCCTTCTATGTCTGCCCAAGGATTGAGGATTTGGACCGGGTTGCCCGCCGTATTCGGGAAATGGCGCCGGAGCTTCGGTTGATTATGGCCCATGGTCAGATGGCGCCTGCCGCCCTTGAGGATGTGATGGAGGCCTATGATCGCGGTGAATATGACGTGCTCTTGGCGACCAACATTATTGAGGCTGGGCTCGACATTCCGAATGCCAACACGCTGATCGTCCACCGGGCCGACATGTTTGGCCTGGCGCAGCTGTATCAGATCCGGGGACGGGTAGGCCGTTCCAAGGTCCGAGGCTATGCCTATATGACCTATCCGGCTGATCGGAAGCTCACCGCGATTGCTGAGAAACGCCTGCAAGTCCTTGAAACCCTGGATACATTGGGTGCTGGCTTTAACCTCGCCAGCTATGACATGGATATTCGTGGGGCCGGTAACCTGCTGGGTGAGGCGCAGTCAGGCCACATCAAAGAGGTGGGGATCGAACTCTACCAGCAGATGCTGCGCGAGGCGGTTGAAGAGGCCCGCAATGGTGGCGCTGGGGCGGAGGGTGCCGCTAAATGGACGCCGCAGATCAATCTGGGCATGCCGGTCTTGATCCCTAAAGCATTCGTTCAGGATTTGAATGTCCGCCTATCTCTGTACCGGCGGCTTGGTGACCTTGTGGCTGATGAGGATATCGACAATTTTGCTGCTGAAATGGTGGACCGGTTTGGCAAGCTACCGACCGAGGTTGAGAACCTGCTCGCCGTGGTTCGTATCAAGGCCCTGTGCCGGATTGCCAATGTGGCCAAGGTGGATGCCGGACCAAAAGGTGCCATTGTCGCCTTCCATCAGGATAAGTTCGAGAAGGTCGATAAGCTGATGGAATACCTAAATAAACAGCGTGGCCTGGTGAAGATGCGGCCGGATCAACGTCTAGTGTTTATCCGGGCATGGGAAGATCGCGGGCAACGCCTTGCTGGCACGAAGCGTGTGCTGCAGGAACTTGCTGATATGGCTGTGGGTTAAGCGGAGCTATGGCCGGTGCCGATTGACGCGCCAACGGTTTCGAGGCTCGCCATCTGATCCAATGAGGAGAGATCAAATAGGGGTGCGAAGGTCTCCGGGTCATGCGCGCCGGCAATGGCATATTGCTGATCCACAATGAAGCAGGGCACCGCGTGAACGCCTAAACGCCGGGCATTGATGTCTGAGCTGCGCACCGCAGCCCGTTCATCATCGCTGTCTAGAAAGGCTTCGACCTCTGGGCGGTCCATGCCCAACTCCTCGGCCAGGCCAGCCAGGACGCCTAAATCACCAGTGTCCAGGCCCTCAACAAAGTAGCCATCGAATAGTTTGTCCACCATGGCCGATGCCTTGCCATTACGGTCAGCGAAGCGGACCAGGCGATGGGCATCGACGGTGTTCGGGGTTCGGCGGATAAGGTCGAGATTAAGGCCAATGCCGTCACGCTCTGCCGTTTGCTCCAGCATGGTCAGAACCTGGAGCGCACGTTCCCGGCTGCCGAACTTCAGACTTAGATAGGCAAAGCGGTCCATACCCTCCGCGGGCATGTCTGGGTTCAGTTGAAACGGCAACCAACGCAAATCGGCAGCACTATTGCCCCGTGCATCTAGGGCACGGTCCAATCGGCGTTTCCCGATATAGCACCACGGGCACACCACATCTGCGAAGATTTCGATCAACATGGCCCCACTATGCCATGATCCGCGCCCAAAGGGAATCGGCGTCACCTTTTTCTAGTCAGCTGGAAAAGCACAATGAATTCAGACAAGTACTATCCGAATCTGGAAGGGCGCCATGCAATTGTTACTGGCGCGTCATCGGGTTTAGGCCGGCACTTTGCCAGCACTCTAGCGAACCACGGCGCGGGGGTAACCTTGGCCGCTCGGCGTGTAGAACGGCTGGAAGCCTTACGAGATGATATTATCGATGCTGGTGGTCAGGCAGACCTTATCGAGTTGGATGTTACGGACACTGACGCCATCGGGGAGCGGCTAGGCCGTCATACCGATCAGTTCGGCGTCCCGGATATTCTGATCAATAACGCCGGGACCGCGGTCACCAAGAGGGCCATCAATCATGAAGAGGGTGATTGGGACCATGTCATGGATACCAATCTGAAGGGCCTGTTCTTTGTTGCGAAGCATTTCGCCAGCGCTGCCAGCCAGGCGGTTAAGGATGGTAAGCGGCCTGAAGCATCGATCGTTAACATCGCCTCAATCGTTGGTTTGCGCCCGGCTAGCCATGTTCTGGCCTATGCCGTTGCCAAGGCTGGCGTTGTTCAACTGACCAAGTGCTTGGCCCTAGAGTGGGTCCGCCACGGTATTCGCGTTAACGCAATCGCGCCCGGCTACATTAAGACCGAGTTGAATGAAGCCTTCTTCGAGGGTGAGGCTGGTCAGAAACTTATCGATCGGATCCCGCAGCGACAATTGGGCGAGGCCAGTGATCTGGACGGCCTATTGCTCCTGTTGGTTGATGGGGACCGTGGGCGTTTCATGACCGGCGGCATTTACCCCGCCGATGGTGGGCATCTGATCCAATCGCTTTAACCGCCTAGGCGAGGGCTGGCAGCTCAGTTATCCTTTGGCTATCGGTTTGTATGGAAGGGCCTGACATGGCAATAGGCGATCATAAGCGTGAGCGGCTTAAAGCCGCCTTGGTTGGTACCAAGGGCAATGCCTCTGAGGCTCGGCGCCGCTTGATGAAGGAGCTTGAGACCGATGAGCTCCTTTTCCGTGAGCTGGCTGCACCCTTCATGCATGGGATTGTGAGCCACGCCCTGGACAACTACGCAAAGTCGATTGGCCTACCAACGACCCATTCGCCGCGACGACCAGAGCCGCAAGCAACACCGCCGGCTAAAGAGTTAGACCCTGAAATCCTGGATCAGGTAATCGGCCAGATTGGACGCAATCCGGCGGCCACATCTAATGCCCCGGCCGCCAAAAGTCTGGCCGATCTGCCAACCAAGAAGCACGATCCTGGCAAGCAGGCACAGACCATGATGGCGCTGGCCAATGTCTATAAGAAGAAGCGCGCCGCTGAGGGCTATTAGGCGCCCGCTTCATCAGTCTTATCAGTGACTTCTTGGTCGATTCTGGTGCCCTTTGGCCGGTCTAGGCCAAACAGGGCATCAAGTGACAGGAGGCCAGGCCCCCGCGCAATCACGATAAGGGCGGCAATTCCCCACCAAACATGGCTGCCCCAGAAGCTGGCGGCGTCGGGGAAGACAAAGAACTCAATGACCAAGGTCATGATCAGTAGCCCAATGGCGGAGGCGCGGCTGAACAGCCCGGCGATGAGCAGCAAGGGCAGGGCAATTTCCATCACGCCTGCCAGCTCGGCGAACCGCTCAATCCACCACAGCATACTCTCGCTATAGGTGCCTTCAACCACATCCTCACAAAGGATCAGGGCACCTGGACGCAGCTCTTCAGGGCAGAAAAACTCATAAAGAAAAAGGTCATAGGTAACTGGTTCAAATGAGAACAAGCCGTTCCACTTGGCCAGTCCAGACAGCAGAAACACCCGGGCAACAACCAACCTGGCACCAAGCAGGGCGAATGGCTCAAGGTGGTTCAGGGATTGGGCGAGGGTGGCATGCCAACCGATTAGCTTTTTGATCATGTGGGAGGTTCCTGGTCTTTGACTTCTTATGATTGTTCGGTGGGTAGTCGGATATCGGTGAACAGGCCGGCTGACAGCGTGGCGGCGAATAGTGTCTGTGGCTCGAGGGCAGGATCGTCGGCCAAGGCTAGGTCTAGCGCTGCACTGATCGACAGCTCTTGCTTTAAGCAACGCAGAAAGGCCGTTTCTGACGGCGTTAGCGGTCGCGACTGCACTTCCTGATCAAATCGCCAGGCCAGGACGGTTATCGCCTCTGTCGCTACTTCTTGAGTTGCCTCAGGTGCTTGCCCAGCACGCAGTTGGAGCCACAGATCGTAAAGGCCATAGCCTATATCGATTAGGTGAACGTGGTCTGCCAGATCCAACAAGGCGCCATCGAGCCCCCGGCCGCCCATTTCTGCGACTTTTCGAGGATCTAATGGTGTCTGCTCTGGTGCTAGATGGGCCAGAAGCCAGCCACGATCTAGCCGAGCGAGATCGCTGAGCCATGGCAGTTTGTGTTCAGCCTCGGCATCGGTGATGAAATCCGGCAGCGTATCGCCAAACCCGACAAGGCTACGGCTGGCATTCCGATGCTTATCGACATAGGCCCGGGCCATAGCCTGAAAGAAGGCATCGCCCATCACCATGGCGACGGCGGGATAGTTGGAGCGCAGCGCGTCCACACCGGCCATAACGCTAGAGTTCCGGTAAATCAGGGCTTTAGGACCGGGATCGACACCACCAGCCATAAGGTCACTAAGACTCTCAGATCCAGCTTTGCCATCAATGAACGCACTGATCTGTTCAAAATGGGCACTAAGAGGCGAGGGCATGGGCTGGCCTATTGGGATCGATGGTTTTGATCGCTTGTTCCGCCCGATCACGCTCGGCGAGGAGTTCGGTAAAGGCTGGAATGTTGCTATCCCGTTCGACAAGGACAGGCTTGGGGCCCAAGTGCTCCAGGGCAACCTCCAGCAGGTCCCAGACACCCTCGGCAACCGGTGCGTTGTGGCTGTCGATCAGCATAGCCGCACCTAAATTGGGGTCTTCTTCATGTCCAGCGATATGGATTTCGCCAACCAAATCAGCCGGTAGCGCCTTGATATAGCCATGGGGGTCGAGGCCGACATTGTTGGCGCTGATCCAGACATTGTTCACGTCTAGCAGGACGCCGCACCCGGCGGATCTCGCCACATCGCACAGGAAATCCGGCTCAATGATCTCATGGGCGAAATCGAGATAGTTCGTCGGGTTCTCAATAAGAATTTGTCTGCCGATGAGCTCTTGAAACTCGGTGACGCGATTGATGAGGTGCTGGCGTGCCTCATCCGTTCTCGGCAAGGGCAGCAGATCGGCGTAGTAGTTGCCGTCATGGCTACACCAAGCCGCGTGCTCGGAAACCTGCTCTGGCTCATAACGATCAATAAGGCTGCGTAAGCCATTGATATGCTGTTGATCGTAGGGATCCAGACTACCCAGTGATGCCCCAACACCATGGAGGCTTAGGGCGCGATTTTGGCGGATGGCATCGAGCCAATCCAGGCGTGGACCGCCATCAACCATGTAGTTTTCGGGATGAACCTCAACCCAGAGCGATGCATCCTGATGATCTAGAACATCGCGATAGTGATCTGGCTTTAAGCCGATACCCGCATGGGCTGGCAGGCCAAAGACTGGGTCAGGTGGGGTTGCCGTGGTCATTTTTCTTATGTCTTCAGGGCAAACAAAGAGGGGCTGAGTATAGCACCCAGCCCCTTCGTAGAAGCGCAAAGCCGATTAGGCTGGGTTGTTGCGGTCCAGCGGCTTCAATGAGGCCGGTCCATGTGGCGTTTCAATAAACTCGCAAGACCCTTTCGGTGCATAGGTCCAGGCGTTGCCTTGGAAATCGATGGTGGAGGTGCCTTGGCAGCTTGTGCCAGCACCAGCTTTACAATCATTCTCACCAGCCAGAGAGATGCCGTAGCACTTGTCCTTCCGGCCAGAGAGCGAATTGCCATCGACCCAGGCTTCAAACTTCTCAGCCACGGCGGCTGGTGCACCACCGGTCAATGATAGTTGGCCATTCGGCTTAGCGTCAGCCGTGCCAGCGGTTGCCGCGGCGGCGAGTAGGGCGCCAGCAGCGAGAGATGAGGCAAGTAGGGTAGGTTTCGACATCGGTTGGGGCTCCTCTTGGGTGTCCTATTATGATGCCGGGAGTATCAAACAGATCGAATATCACGAGAAACTAACGTCCTCGTGAGGTCATCAAGATCATCGATGGATTATCGGGAAGTATGGCGGATGGGGTGGGATTCGAACCCACGAAGGGCGTGAACCCTTGCTGGTTTTCAAGACCAGTGCTTTCAACCGCTCAGCCACCCATCCGTTTCTGTGCGCTCTCATAACAAGTCCAAATCGGATTGGCGAGAGGCTATGATGCGGTTGTTCATTCTCACCACCCGGTGAGGTATCGAAATCATCCTGACAATCGATGTTCTACGTCAGCGAAATCCTAGACATTCTCTTGGCCCCAAGTCTTTGGCTGGTAAGCGCAATCCTGTTTGGCATGGCGCTTATGACCCGCTGGCCAATCTGGGGAAAACGGCTTGCTCTTGGTGCAGCCGGGCTATTGCTGTTGGTGGGTTTGTTGCCGGTTGGGGATTTTCTGATTCGGCCATTGGAAGCCCGCTTCCCTGCAATTGAGGATACTGGCGATCGTGGTTGGGGTCTTGGGCAGCGCCCGCATATCGCGGTTGTCCTAGGTGGGGCTGTCCAACCAGTTCTGAGCAATGGGGCTGAAAAGATTGCGGTTAATGGGGCGGCGGAGCGGCTACTGGCCACCGCCGCAATGGCAAAGCGCGAGCCCGGTCTCGCCATTATTGTTAGCGGTGGGGCCGGGAGCCTTTGGTCCGGCGACGCAGAAGCGCCGCTAATTGCAGAGTGGCTATCCATGCAAGGAGTGCCTGGTAATCAGCTGATTTTAGATGATAAATCCCGTAACACCTATGAGAACGCAAACTTCTCAATCGACATCCTTAAGCAGTCGATCCCATCCGATCAGCGCATGCGGTTAGCGATCATCACATCAGCGGCCCACATGCCCCGGGCTATTGGCAGCTTCCGGCGTGCCGCCGCTGCTGCGGGCCTGCTGGAGCTGGACCTTCTGGCCTACCCGGTGGATTACCGGAGCACACCAGTACCGCTGTTGCGGATACAGCGCGTCGGTGATGGTCTCTCCAATCTCGATGCGGCAAGTCGTGAGTGGCTGGCCCTCTTGGCCTACTTTTTTCTCGATCGTATCGACAGTCCGCTTCCCGGACCCGATATGCATGATCAGCCCATGGCCCCGGGTGAGCGACCGGAGCCACCAGCGTCTCCAGCCGAAGAAGACACCGAATGATCACCTATCCGGCCATTATCCGCACAACGGGATTATCCCTGATGATGGCGTCAGTTATGGCCGTTGGTCTTGCAGTGGCAGAGCCACCAATCGCGCCGAAGCCACCAGGAACCAAACCTGAAGCGCCGGTGGCAGAAGCTGCTCCAGATGGCGAACTTGCGGCGATCCCAACACCAAAGGTTAAGCCCGACGATATTCCGCCAGCGGCGGCACCATCTGGGCCCTATGAGCGTTGGGCTGCGGATTTCCGATCCAGATTACTGGCAAAGGGCGAGTTTTCAGCTGAGTTTCTTGATGAGCAGCTTGCCGATCTAAAGCTGATCCAGCGCGCAATTGAACTTGATCGCCGGCAACCCGAACGAACCCTGACACATGCTGAGTATTTGACCCGGGTCGTTAGCCAAACGAGAACCAACCAGGGCATTGACCGGTTTAAGCGATACCGCGAAGACCTGCGGGCGGCGGAAGAGAAGTTTGGCGTACCGGCGGAGATCGTAACGGCGCTTTGGGGCATTGAAACCAGTTATGGCGCCATCACCGGCGGTTTCGTTGTTAGGGACGCGTTGGCCACGCTGGCCTTCGAGGGGCGTCGGCGCAGCTTTTTTGAGGCTGAGTTGGTCAATCTGCTCAAGATCATTGAGCAAGAGGATCGTGATTACCGCGAGATGCTCGGCTCCTGGGCCGGTGCTATGGGGCAGAGCCAGTTCATGCCATCCAGCTTCCTTGCCTATGCCGTCGATGGGGATGGGGATGGTAAGCGAGATATCTGGGGCACCCAGCGCGATGTCTTCGCCTCCGCTGCCAACTATCTGAAACAGTCTGGTTGGCGTGAAGGTGAGCGTTGGGGCAGGGCGGTAAGCCTGCCATCAGGTTTTGATCGTAGCTTGGTTGGCAGTGATACCAGGCGGTCGATCAATGCTTGGCGCGATCTGGGTGTGACCCTCCGCGACGGTAGCGAGTTGCCGCCAGCGCTAGAGAACTTCACCGCGCGTCTGATCCAGCCAGATGGGGCTGGAGGTCCGGCGTTCCTTGCCTATCGAAACTTTGATGTGATCCTGCGTTGGAACCGCTCCAACTATTTTGCAACAGCGGTTGGTATCCTGTCGGATCGCATCCTTATCGGCGCCGAATGACGCCCAAAACAGGCTATCTTGCTGCCCTAGTTATCCACAGTTTATTCACAGGGGATATGGCAGGGCAGGATGACCAATCTGAAGACGTGTTTGGCTAACGTTTTTTCGCTAAAAACCAAAGCGTTGCGGCTTAGTTTGGGTTTGGTGGGTCTAGTGACGCTGTCCGCCTGTGCCGAGGCAACGCTGGTCACCCATATGGCCAAGCAGATGCCGGTTGATCTTGGCCCTGAGGTAGAAGCGCTGGGCAATCTTGCTCATCCGCATCGTGGTGGCCATTACAAGGTTGGTCTTCCCTATACGATTAAGGGCATCACTTATCGCCCCAAGGTCGATTATGACTATGACGAGGTGGGCATTGCCTCCTGGTATGGCCCGGGTTTCGACGGCAAGCTCACCGCCAATGGTGAGATTTACGACCAGGATCTTCTAACCGCCGCGCATAAGACGCTGCCCATGCCCAGCCTGGCGCGGGTGATTAATCTTGAGAATGGTCGGTCTGTGGTCGTGCGAATTAATGACCGGGGCCCATTTGCGCCCGGACGCATTATCGACATGTCTGATCGGGGCGCGCGCC
Protein-coding regions in this window:
- a CDS encoding lytic murein transglycosylase, with the protein product MITYPAIIRTTGLSLMMASVMAVGLAVAEPPIAPKPPGTKPEAPVAEAAPDGELAAIPTPKVKPDDIPPAAAPSGPYERWAADFRSRLLAKGEFSAEFLDEQLADLKLIQRAIELDRRQPERTLTHAEYLTRVVSQTRTNQGIDRFKRYREDLRAAEEKFGVPAEIVTALWGIETSYGAITGGFVVRDALATLAFEGRRRSFFEAELVNLLKIIEQEDRDYREMLGSWAGAMGQSQFMPSSFLAYAVDGDGDGKRDIWGTQRDVFASAANYLKQSGWREGERWGRAVSLPSGFDRSLVGSDTRRSINAWRDLGVTLRDGSELPPALENFTARLIQPDGAGGPAFLAYRNFDVILRWNRSNYFATAVGILSDRILIGAE